The window TATGTCGTTATCACTCAGtctgctcagtgtcgttggccaatcagattcttgcatcttctgtcttcggtcagtgctgagcagcttttggtcagtctagcagaatgtctctccttttacggcaaagtcaactagacagctttctgtgtcttctaaactttacccgaagtggaaatactttgtctggaagttgctcttgctcagctgctgtcttgtactctttgtcgttcaactcagcagcttcgtttcGAAGTAGTCaaggaaggtcttctcgatccttctcatgctgagctgcgttttatcaacaacgacagcgttttgcttacacgggccgagtggtcttgatctgttttgacttgggcctttgactttcttttgggcctttagccttttaatatttgtgtcttataaacaagtaacttaacattgaacaaacacattagtataataaatcaaagcatttaaacttagtgtgtttagaatatatttaaatcatatacttaaataattttgtcaaatcaaaatcatgtggaaaggtgtttcaacaagtatGTTCGCTTATTCTCGGCATATTACAAGGTAATGAATTCCCCCTGATCTTAACCACACCTTCATCACCCTAATACCCAAGACCACTTCTCCTACCACCATGAAAGACAGCTTCTGCAATGTGCTCTACAAACTCATCACCAAAGTACTTGCAACCCGCATCAAACCCATTCTTGACTCAATAATAAGCCCAACTCAGAGTGCTTTCATCCCTGGGAGACTAATCATAGACAATGCCCTTATCGCTTTTGAAATGTTCCACTCTATGAAATACAGATGTCGAGGAAAAGACGGGATGTGTGCACTAAAACTACATATAAGTAAAGCCTATGACAGAGTTGAATGGGCATTCGTGGAGCAAGTCATGACAAATATGGGATTTCCGGAACAATTTATGAATACCATTGTTAGATGTATGTCTTCAgtttctttctctttccttatAAATGGGGTGCCTAAAGGTTTCTTAAAACCAAGTCGCGGACTCCAGCAGGGAGACCCGTTATCCCCCTATTTGTTTCTCTTATGTGTGGAAGGGTTATCAGCATTGATTAAGAAATCTAAAGACGACGACACTCTCCATGGTATTACGGTTAGTCCTACAGCTCCTATGGTTTCACATTTACTTTTTGCAGATGATTCAATGGTGTTCTTCAAAGCTAACGGACCAGAATGTGAGGCGATAAAGCACATACTCCACACATATGAACGTGCCTCCGGCCAATGCGTCAATTATGAAAAATCTGAAGTAAGCTTCAGCTCTAGGGTGAAAGAGAGTACAAAGAACAGTATTTGCAATATCTTGGGGGTCAAAGAAACTCAAGCCTTCCCCAAGTATCTCGGGATGCCTACCATGATTGGGAGATAAAAAAAGATAGTCTTCACCTTTCTAAAGGAGCGCTTACTAAAGAAAGTAGGCGGATGGAGTGAAAAATGTTTGTCACGGGCCGGGAAGGAAGTCATGATTAAGGCGGTAGCCCAAGCTATTCTACAATACCTAATGAGCTGTTTTCTCCTTCCCAAAACGTTTTGTGATGAACTCCAATCTCTAATGGCGGATTTTTGGTGGGGttcggaaaaaggaaaaaaacggATTCACTGGATGCGATGGGGTAAATTATGCGCTCCTAAAAAAGAGGGCGAACTCGGGTTTAGACACATGTTTTCCTTCAATCAAGCTCTCTTAGCAAAACAATTCTGAAGAATTTTCAACAGACCAAGCTCTCTCTGTTCCAAAATCTTCTCCCACAAATACTTGAGAGGAATTTCGATTTTTAAAGCTACGGGGACCAGTAATGATAGCTATGTGTTGCGCTGCCTGCTTTCGGTCCGACACATTTTACTCGAAGGGGGTGTGTGGCGAATTGGCACCGGGGATGAAGTTAAAATCCTCTCATCTCGATGGGTTCCCGGCCTCCCTGGACATCGCCCTTTCCATATGGTAAATCAAGCCCCTACAGAATTTGTCTCCTCACTAATAAATTGGAATCCCCCATCTTGGAACAGCGAGTTACTTCACCACTGCTTCAACCACGAAGAGGCAGCCTGGATTCAAAAAATCCCATTACAAAGATCTCATCACACTGATAGCCTTTTCTGGTCAGAATAAAAAACTGGAGAATATACAGTCAAAATTGGGTATAAAACTACTCAATCAAGTAACGGGGTGCTGGCAGATATCCGGGGCTCGTCCGGAGGTCCTGATGATTTCTGGTCACCTCTATGGAAGTGCAAACTGGTTCCAAAAATCAATCATTTCCTTTGGGGAGCTTGCCCCAACTCCTTACCCTCCATGGACAACTTAGCACGGAGACATATAGTTGAGTCTGGGTCATTTTTTGTGGATCAACGAATGCATCACTGCTCCATCTCTTCAAAGCGTGTCCGCGGACAAAACCTCGTTGGAAGCTCCTAGGACTCTCTCTTAAGGTTTACAAACTTATTGGTAGCTCCTGCGGTGAATGGCTTCGACAGGCTCATCTCCATCTTCCAGCTCATGAATTCTGATGTTTCTGCTCCTTTCTCTGGATGACCTggtttgattttaataaagtgCGAAATGACAGCCCCCACTCTCAAATGAAGCTTTTCTTCTCGGTATTACACGGGCGCAGGAATAGTGTAAACCCATTCAGAGCTCCATATCCACAACAATCAAAAGGACTGACCAATGGCTTCCTCCCCCTCCAGGCTTTCTAAAACTTCATTGTGATGCATCCTTCAATCCCTAAACTCAATCTAGTTCAGTGTGATTCATCGTACGGATGGAAACCGGAGTTGTTGCAATGTGTGGTACGTCTCCCTTGGGGCACTGCTGGTCCACAGTTCATGCGGAAATCCTTGCCATTTTAAATGGATTATCTTGTGCTAAGGAATGTGGCTTCAAGTCACTGATAGTTGCAGCAGACAGTAAGGTTGCTGTTGAGGCTATTTTGCAACAAAGAGATGTTGCATACATTGATACTATAGCCCAAGCTATTCAAGAAGTCTCTGCTACCATGACCTCTGTCCAATTCATGCATGAGTTTAGGGAGCAAAATAAAGCAGCACATCTTTTGGCCAAATGGGGCTCCAATTTTAGCTCTCCTGTAGTTTTAATGGAATCCTTTTCCTTATGCATTTCAGCTTGTATCAAGtgtaaggccctgttctttttgacttaattttacataagtaagttcagttcagttcagttcagcaggattcagttcagttcagttaagttcaacTAATTATTTAGTGTAgttaaattaagttaaatttagttcagtttagttcagtagcattcaattaaattaatttaatttaatttaatttaatttaatttaatttcagtctaATTCTTCATCTATTTAATACAAGTTCTACcttcttctaaaaaaaaaaaagatggacATTTAGCAACTCCCTTAAATATTCAAGTGGGACCTacttatttgttattgaaataataaaatctgTATTTTCTTTTGACTAAACCAAATAATGACATGTGTTATATCTCCAAGAATGAATCTGGTCCTCATGATTCAATGATAGATCTTACGTTATATTTCCTTTTTTAATCTCCTCTAACTAAAAATTGGAGGATAAAACCGCCAGCACCACAGCATTTGGATCACGTGGCTAGTCTTGAATGGTCTAGTGTATTTAACTAATATAGACTGCAGCCCTGTGTATCCCCTCCTCTCCTGGTGTCGCATACTCTGTCTGTTGATTTGAATTAGAAAGATCCAACTTCACTGCTAAATTAATTTCATTTGTATCTTACACAACAAAACGAACCTACGCTTTTCTCCGATCAAATCTTCTCCTCCTTGGTTTGGTTCATCTGTCACCATGGGGCAGTCTCTCGGCATATTTCAGGGTACGTTTCTTTCTTATATTATTTACACTCTTTCCTTCTCTTTCAACTTTGTTTTCCGATTTTTAGGTTTTTGTTTCTTCTTGTTTTCTACTTCCTTATCGGTTGTTTCCATGTTTTTAATTGCCATTCTTATCGCTTAATTAGATTTTGTTCGTTGTTCAATTGATGACCTACCCGTTAGAATCTTAAACGAAGAAACTCAGAACGTTTGGCTGAAATTTCTTGGATATTAGATTATATGCAATTATTTTTGTGAACATCTGAGCAACAAATTGacatatgtttgtaatttagAACACTAGTTTTGAATTTCCTGTGGAATCTATTTCTccctttatttttttagtttttgaagGTACAGGATTTTAATTCATAGTGGTCAAATGATTATATTTTAGGAACGTAAACGTGCTTAGAGATAGAGTGGAATATTAATCCAAGGGTAAATTATGAAGGGGAACAACAGACTGATTTTGTTTTGATTAGGTAAATACATGAAACAgaaattagtcttttaggttcTTGCTTGCAGTAAGTGCAAATATGCTTGTTTTCATAGCATAATTATTAATAACTGTGTTTATTGGTTTAACAAAATATGAAATAATTGATGAAGCATAGACATTTAAGCAACTTGTGATACTGTAGAATTTTCCTTTTCTCATATATGCTCAATAGCCTATAAATTGTGCAGGTAGGCAGCGGAGGGAAAGGCACATAAAAGTGATAACAGACAGGGTTTTTAAACGCGTGAAAAATCAGTCAGGAAAGGATACTCTGTCATTTGAAGATCTATACATTGCTGTCCTACTTGTCTACAAGTACAAAGCCTTTTCATTTCCTCTGAATTTCATTTAAATCAATATAATGTTTCAAGTTTTCGGCTTGCAGCCTACTAatcttattatattataattgtaAATTGTTTGTCATGTTGTAGTGATATCAATAAGCGATTGCCAGGTCCTCATTTTGATCCACCCTccaaagatcaagttagaaCCATGATGCAGGTATCCTAACTATTTGAAATAAACAGAAAACAAGTGATTCTTGAATTGCTGGGCCGTACATTTGTTGTTCACTCTGTCTTAGTATTTTAGATATTCTGAAGCATAAAACAGTATGAGCATTCAGGATTACTTGATTTTAGTGTTTTAGCTTTGTTATTTAACCGGAGTCGTTTGATGACAAGAAATGTATAATTTATGTTTATGTGAAAACTAGTTGAAAGGGGAAAATGTAACAAAAACGTAGACCGTAGAACACATTTACTAGTGATGCTTGTTCAATAGCTGGCCTGCTGGTGATTTTAGGGATAAGGCCCGTTTTTGCTCCTAAGGGTTTTAGTATTTGCAATTTTACCAATGGTAGAAATCCTAGGTcaaacttcttctttttcaataAATCTCGTTGGGATTCTACTAGGAGTGAACATTGCACCATTTTGAATGATAGGGGTTAAACTGCTTCCAGACATACTCTATCCCTGGCTATTTTTTAAGGGGAATTTCCTCAAGCAGAGCTCAATATTTGTTAAGTTGTATGAGACCCGGAATATCAATGTAAAGGAAGTCGTGGGTGCTTTATGCTCGTTCGTGCATACATATTGCCTTAAAATTGCCATTTACTTGGTTCTTGTTGCACTCACAGGAATGCGACGTAAACTTCGATGGGGAGATTGATAACGAAGAATTTGTGAAATTTATCCTGAAGCTAACATCGGATACGTTCGTACTGGTTAGTCAGGGACTGCTAGTGACATTGATTGTAGCCCCAACGGTTGCAATGGCAACAAAAAAGGCAACAGAGGGAGTCCCAGGTGTAGGAAAAGTTCTGCAGAAAGTACCAAATTCAATATATGCATCCCTTGTCACTCTTGCTATTGTGTGGTTCCAAACTTCTGTCCAGGACTATGACTAGCCATTTACATTCAATATATTTCTACTTGCTCTAAAGGGCAGGCTGCCTGCTACTTGTTTCTTCATATTCGTGTAATCTAATGGACCTACAGAATTGCTTATATGGAAAAATACCATGTCTCGTTTTTGCATTTCATTCTTCCCTTGTTTCGAACAAATTTAAAAAACAGCAATTATACttcttttaaaagaaaataagtaATCAGTTATtttaaaaggaaaataaataaacatctaCCAGTAAAATTAATCAAGTCCTTAATTCAATagtaatttataaattcaattattaGTACAGTTATTCAGTAAAAAGAAAGGTGAAACCGAGAAACAATGAATAAAGGGTCAAAATGATCCTAAAGTTATTAGCATGGATACAAGGGGTCTGGGCTCTTTTGGCCGTTGGAACCACCATGACTAGAGGTAGTTCTGTCCCTTCCATCTACACAAAATTTAAGGTTGTAGGGTGCTAAATTAGTGATTTGATTAAACTTTGATTGGAGATTTAACCTAAAACTTTGTTTGGGAATTTGATAAATTGGGATTTATATAAATTGAGGATTGTTATatgattaatataaaattaactcattgagattatatttaattaaggtTCGGAGTGGTTAATGAACTCATTGAGTTTGTAATTACAAAATTCAACCATAGGTGATAAATTTCTCAAAGATTGTTGAAAAAAACGATTCAATTTTACTTTTGAAGTCCAaatctagtttaattttgagaagttttacattgGTACGTAAAAATTGATTCTGGACCACTCAAATGATAACACGTATATAGTTTTAAGTCAGAAAAAATAGAGTTATCGGACTTTGGCGGCCTCATACAAGATTGTAAGGAAATTCTTTTAGTTAGTACATGTTTTACTGTATCGTTAGTCCCTCGGCTAGTGAATGCAGCAGCTCACATTATGGCTCAACATGCTCGTCCCTATGCTAGTGATTTCATTTCTTTTGTGTCGCCAACATGGCTTTCTGATGTAccagttgcgttcacatggaccctgatgaccacgtaaatttggtcattcaccgttagatctaggcggattaaaatcctaagatggagattcaaaacatcctaaggcttatatttaatccgcctagatctaacggtgaatgaccaaatttacgtggtcattagggtccatgtgaacgcaactgttCTGATGTACTCTTGCAGGATGTTAACTGTTCATTAATTACATTTGCgctttggtatatatatataaggcaAAAGGCCttgattttcttaattttttttgtcatattaaGTCATTGATGACtataaaagttagttttgaatataaaacttggggcccgtttgttttacctactgtttgctgtttgctgttacggtttgctgtttgctgttgctgtttgctgattgctgttggaaaaagctgttttttcaaaaagcagatattt is drawn from Euphorbia lathyris chromosome 9, ddEupLath1.1, whole genome shotgun sequence and contains these coding sequences:
- the LOC136205277 gene encoding uncharacterized protein, with amino-acid sequence MGQSLGIFQGRQRRERHIKVITDRVFKRVKNQSGKDTLSFEDLYIAVLLVYNDINKRLPGPHFDPPSKDQVRTMMQECDVNFDGEIDNEEFVKFILKLTSDTFVLVSQGLLVTLIVAPTVAMATKKATEGVPGVGKVLQKVPNSIYASLVTLAIVWFQTSVQDYD